The Ktedonobacterales bacterium genome has a segment encoding these proteins:
- a CDS encoding sensor histidine kinase — protein sequence MSSQPAHSVSVPSDKLMKLVNITAFGTLVIGYLLAILLATPLTLGNFLAFTALQLLYCAAFWLLLRGYKTDLRFSLPVYALILSALTVSSGLLSRTGIDWDWLIYMVTASIFFSLFSARPAITAALLLYGAIILNLAFLDDWRWSLNLLASLANLLAALSFVSGFSLLMNLLLAQKERAERLLQEVELSRGQLEAAHAQLRSYSTQVEELTIARERTRVAREIHDTLGHYLTILNVQLETISKLVKRDPSRLEAEIAEARHVAAQSMQEVRNAVATLRPAGIATLTLAQALTQLGNEFKHAAPGTALTLDLEAELPPLSPDVQLTLYRAAQEALTNVRKHAQASKALVRLRYEDGWLELLALDNGRGPLAVPDNAGDAEQGSAAQKSGGFGLPGLCERVELLGGQVTYGPATPAGYRVTVRIQVLSTQSANTSARLESMQGARG from the coding sequence ATGTCCAGCCAGCCAGCCCATAGCGTTTCAGTCCCTTCTGATAAACTGATGAAACTGGTGAACATCACAGCATTTGGCACGCTTGTAATCGGGTACTTGCTCGCCATTCTGCTGGCAACTCCCCTGACGTTGGGCAACTTTCTCGCTTTCACCGCCTTACAGCTTCTCTACTGCGCCGCATTCTGGCTGCTGCTGCGGGGGTATAAAACCGATCTGCGTTTCTCGCTGCCCGTCTACGCGCTCATCCTCTCAGCTTTGACAGTGAGCAGTGGCCTGCTGAGCCGTACCGGCATAGATTGGGATTGGCTCATCTATATGGTGACGGCTTCTATCTTTTTCTCCTTGTTTTCCGCACGCCCGGCCATCACCGCTGCTCTGCTTCTTTACGGAGCGATCATTCTCAACCTGGCTTTCCTCGATGATTGGCGCTGGTCACTCAACCTGCTGGCAAGTCTGGCTAACCTGCTCGCCGCTCTTAGTTTCGTAAGCGGGTTCTCGCTGCTGATGAATCTGCTGCTGGCGCAAAAGGAACGCGCCGAGCGGCTGCTGCAAGAGGTGGAACTGTCCAGAGGCCAACTTGAAGCGGCGCACGCGCAACTGCGCAGCTACTCTACACAGGTGGAGGAATTGACCATTGCCCGCGAGCGCACCCGCGTTGCCCGCGAGATTCACGATACGCTGGGCCATTACCTGACGATCCTGAATGTACAGCTTGAGACTATCAGCAAGCTGGTGAAGCGCGATCCATCCCGTCTGGAGGCCGAAATCGCTGAAGCCCGCCATGTAGCCGCGCAATCCATGCAGGAAGTGCGCAACGCTGTGGCGACGCTCCGTCCGGCTGGAATAGCCACGCTCACTCTGGCCCAGGCACTGACCCAGTTGGGGAACGAGTTTAAGCACGCCGCGCCGGGGACAGCGTTAACGCTTGATCTTGAGGCTGAACTGCCGCCGCTCTCGCCGGATGTTCAGTTGACGCTCTATCGAGCAGCACAGGAAGCACTCACAAACGTGCGCAAGCACGCGCAGGCCAGCAAAGCACTGGTGCGCCTGCGCTATGAGGATGGCTGGCTGGAACTGCTGGCGCTGGATAATGGACGTGGCCCTCTCGCCGTTCCTGACAATGCTGGCGACGCTGAGCAGGGCAGCGCCGCGCAGAAATCAGGTGGATTTGGCTTGCCAGGTCTCTGTGAGCGCGTTGAACTCCTGGGCGGCCAGGTGACATACGGCCCGGCGACACCGGCTGGCTATCGGGTCACGGTCAGGATACAGGTATTATCAACGCAGAGCGCGAACACCTCGGCGCGCCTGGAGTCCATGCAAGGAGCGCGAGGATGA
- a CDS encoding ABC transporter ATP-binding protein → MSQETAAAAESAAETSAVGELMVDVRNLVKRYQQKAVVRGVSFGVRRGEIFGLLGPNGAGKTTTLEMIEGIRAPDEGTAVIAGLDIRRQKRAVQRIIGVQLQATSLFPELTVQETVQFFGSLYPRAQRAKDLLRLVALEEKARAAPDDLSGGQWQRLALALALVNDPQVVFLDEPTAGLDPQSRRMLWDTVLNLRERGKTIIITTHYMDEAQALCDRIAIMDEGQIIALDTAAGLIGRLGARATIDCHLDGAALGAELGELPGVGKVRAANGRFALQTSQMEPTLLALLDYATQRGIALTDLQVRTPTLEDVFLDLTGRELRPEQA, encoded by the coding sequence ATGTCGCAAGAAACGGCAGCAGCAGCGGAATCGGCTGCCGAAACATCGGCTGTTGGTGAACTAATGGTAGATGTGCGCAATCTGGTCAAGCGTTATCAACAGAAAGCCGTTGTCAGAGGTGTTTCTTTCGGTGTGCGGCGCGGTGAAATCTTTGGGCTGCTTGGCCCAAATGGGGCAGGCAAAACAACTACGCTGGAAATGATCGAAGGTATCCGCGCGCCTGATGAGGGTACGGCGGTGATCGCGGGCCTGGACATCCGCCGCCAGAAGCGCGCTGTGCAGCGCATCATTGGCGTGCAATTGCAGGCAACCTCGCTCTTTCCAGAATTGACGGTGCAGGAAACCGTTCAGTTCTTCGGCTCGCTCTATCCCAGGGCGCAGCGGGCCAAAGACCTGCTGCGCCTGGTGGCACTGGAAGAGAAAGCCAGAGCCGCTCCAGACGATCTTTCGGGCGGCCAGTGGCAACGGCTGGCGCTGGCGCTGGCGCTGGTGAACGACCCGCAGGTCGTGTTTCTGGATGAGCCTACCGCTGGCCTGGACCCTCAGAGCCGCCGCATGTTGTGGGATACCGTTCTCAACCTGCGCGAACGTGGGAAGACGATCATCATTACGACTCACTATATGGATGAGGCTCAAGCCCTCTGTGACCGGATCGCCATTATGGACGAGGGCCAGATCATCGCGCTGGATACCGCCGCCGGATTGATTGGACGCCTGGGCGCGCGGGCGACGATTGATTGCCACCTGGACGGCGCGGCTCTCGGCGCTGAACTAGGCGAACTGCCAGGCGTGGGCAAAGTGCGCGCGGCCAATGGGCGCTTTGCCCTTCAGACCAGCCAGATGGAGCCAACCCTGCTGGCGCTGCTGGATTATGCCACGCAGCGAGGTATTGCCCTGACCGATCTGCAAGTGCGCACGCCCACACTGGAAGACGTTTTTCTCGATCTGACCGGGCGCGAGCTTCGTCCTGAGCAGGCGTAG